The sequence below is a genomic window from Colius striatus isolate bColStr4 chromosome 17, bColStr4.1.hap1, whole genome shotgun sequence.
CCATGCAGGCGTGGGGAGCTGATCCTGAAGTACAGCTGCTGCCCTCAACTGGCTTTTCCTTGTTTGCAGGAAACAAGAGAATACGAGGTGTCGATATAAGGACAGCGGTAAGAGAGTCTCCGGCTGCCAACTTAATGTGCTCTCATAGAACTTCCTCAGTAACTAATCCAGAGACCACGTGGAGTTTGGTTGGACCCCCCGGCCCTGCTGttgtctttccttttgcctCTTTGTTGaagattttactgttttttcttcactgtatttATTCTATTTAAACTGCAATAGGTGTTCTGCAGAGCCCTGGGCGCAGGCAGCAGCGGGAGCCGGGGCAGAGCCAGGGCACAGGGGCGCCCGCCGTGCCCCCCTGGCactgcccacacacacacagggggACTTTTGCGGTTCTGATgttgttaaaaattaaaacagtctCCGTTGCAAGCGCCTGAGGTTGATTGCTGGGAGCTGAGGCAGGCGCAGGGACTGCCGCAGGGTCCCCGTGCTCAGGAGAGCTGTGGCCGGTGCCcgggggcaggggctgcctggcacACACCAGCTCCGCCTTGCTCTGGAGAGGCAGCCAGCCAGgactcacagctctgcagagaagcatTTCCAGTGaccccccagcagcccagtgccCAGGAGCCGTGGGGGACCCCCCTGGGCCCCAGGAGCAGAGCGGCCGATGCCCATTTGCTCACAGCAGTTGTTCCTCTGTGGTGTGACATTTGCCATGACCCtggccagcacagcacagcccccatTGTCTCCCCTTGTCCCCAGAGGCATCTCAGGGtaagcaggacaggctgggcaCACTGTGGGGCTCCAGGAGGGTCCACTGCCCACCCCAGCGTGTGGCACCGGGCAGAGATTGGGTCGCACAGCCCagccagcaccttccacccagCCCCCCGTGGACACACGACCCCCTTGTGTTGGCACCTCGCTGGgctgagggctgggcaggggcagggggtgtactggggaagggaaggagggcaGGCAGCATGGCCATGCTCCAGCACAGGAAACCATCCCAAGGGGAGCATAACAGGCAGGAATCAGCCCATCAAGGCTGGTCCCACTCTAAACAAACCCCACTTTGAGCCTCAGCACCCTCTGCCTTCAcctctgccacagacagacCCCAACAGGGCTGTAGGGGTCATCTGTAGGGACGTGGCCCCAAAGAGTCATCTCCCCTGGCCCCTCAttccagcagccccccagccagGCCCTGGGGAGGACAGTGAAGCTGCCAATGTGTCCTTGGCTGCTGGTGTCATTCCTTCATCCTTGTAGAACAGCAACTGTAAGCATGGGAGGCTGGTTTAGTTTAGGGACGTCAGTGCATCTCTGCAGTGTACAGCTGAGACACAGGGTGGGTTTGTTTCCTTCCAGAGCAATGAATGTGTGTTTGTAATTTgtaaaagttgaaaaaaaacaatgaaaaaaggaaaaaaaaatgtgccaaAAATGTACCAAGCATTTCATTCCTTCATACAGGTCTGTTTTTATAAGAACTCTGTGAAAATTGCTGggattaaatatttttgaacaTGATGAAGTCCTTCCGTGGGCAGCTCTGGTGTTCAGTATCACCTCAGTACTAATCCTGCTGTCTGAAGGCAGTTTGCACAGCCTCAGGCCACGGGCAGGGCCCTGGGCTGACCTGCACACACACCCCGGGCTGCAGCCCGGCAGGAGAGGCTGGTGCCTCACTGCAGGATGCTGGGGCAATGCCTCTGGGTGGGGTTTCCACGGTCCACATCCTGCCTTGGTGCAAGTCCCTGGTGTCTCCCTGCTCCCGTGGGATCTAGGTCCTGTCCCGAGGCACTGGGACCCGCCTGGACACCCGTGGCCGTGGCACAGAGGATGTGAAGGTTTGGGGGATCCCTGCTCACACAGCCTCACAGGGCAGGGGGCTTTGGGGACCCATCCTGCCCATGCCCTGATGACACATGGCCATCACCCAGCAGTTCCCATGGGCCATGTGTTGGCTGGGGTGGGGAGCTCCCCAGAACCTCAGGCAGAACATAGAAGGGGGCTGCCTCATCTGCCCCCTGGACAGCTCAGCACTGGCTGCACCCTGCAGTGCACGGCAGAGGGACACGGCTCAGCACGGGGAAGAGCTCGGGGGTGGGTGGGAAATATCCCTCCCGTGCAGCCCCGGAggctgcctgggctctgccacctccctggggagcACGAAAAGCCTCGGGCATGTGCAGGGCAGGGTCCTGCCAAGGGAGACCCCCATTCTGGGCGTGTGGCAGCGGGTCAGCAGCTGCCACTGCCTGCCACAGAGCCAGACCACTGGGAAGTCCCAGTTAAAACCATTTCCCGGTGCCTGCAGAGCCTCTGGTTTCCCTGAGCAGTGCCAGTAGccagagggagggatggggatgcACAGCCCACACCAGCACCCTGAGAAATGCCCTCTCCAGAGGCATCTGAGGCGACCTGGGGCCTCCTGCCCATCCCCGCAGCTCCCCCCACGGAACAATGAAACAATCCTGCACTCTGCAAATGTGCTTTTAAAGAAGGTTGTGACGTGACATCAGATAATGGCTTCGTTTAGCAGCTGTCAGGCTAATGCACGGGGGGGCGAGGGAGCCGAGGCTGTGATGCAGAGCATCCCCGGGGGAGGACGCTCGGGTTATTTTTGGACGGAAAATgaagggggggcggggggggggggggatgaagaagaagagaagaaaagagacgCTGCTGATGCCGCTGCTGGTCGGTGACGCAAATGAGGAGCCGAGCACCGGCCGCGCCGTGTGCCGCGGCTCCGGCTCTGCCCGAGCGCAGCCGCCGCAGCATCACCCGCCTCTGCCCCGCGGCGAGCGCCGGGCTCGGCCCCGGCAGCCGGGGGGCTCTGTGCGCGCCCCCCGAGCTGCGGATGGGGCACAGGGGGCCGGTGGCCTCCTTGGCGGCCGCGTCTCAGGGGTCCCAGCGCGGCCCCGGGGATGCTCTGAGCCGGGAAGGTTTCACGCGGCCGCATTCCCGCAGCTTCCCGCATCGCCGCGTTGTTTCCCAGCAGGGGCCAAAGCGGTATGGGGAGAGGCTGTGAGGGatggagggctgggactgcggCTGGCCCCTGGCCCCCCAGCTCTGCTAAGGGCTCTGCTCGGTGCTGcgaggcaggagctgtggccAGAGCCCCGGGGCCGGCACTGGGAGCCAGGAGACAGCATCAAGGAGAACGTGGTTAAAGAGCAAAGGAGTCGGGGCAGAGGGGGCTGCAACAGAGCAATAGCCAGaggcagaaatgctgagggagGGACGCAGGGCTGGGGGAGTAAGCCCTGCTCAGAGGATCCTGCAGGTTGCCAGGGCACAAGCTGGTCTGGCAGGGACCCAGGGCCCAGGAGCGTGTGGGTCTCCTCAgctcagggagcagaggggtggCCCCTGCCAGCACTGACCCAGCTCCAGCCCAAATGCTCCGGGAAATCCCGGCCCCAGCAGAACACAGGCCCAGCTTTGGCTGCAGCCAcgtcctggcagcagctgaggggagGACACAGCCTGTGTCTGCCCTGGGAGTACACcctgggaaagggaaggggctgctggagccaggAGACTGCCTTGCAGACAGGGCTCCTGCCAGGACATcactggcagagctgtgccaagcgcatcccagggctgctgctggcccttcTGCTCTGGGAtggctcctggggctgctcctgccctggccaCTGGTAAAGGGGCTGCAGCAATGGCTGCTCCAGGGGCTCCCAGCTGAGCCATCCCAGTCCCATACAACCCCGGGACCTGACTCACGGGAACAACATTTCCCCTGAGCTCCCCAGGCTGGGGCAATCTCCCAGAGGAGTGCTGACCAGGAAGTGGAGGGACCTgtagagcaggaggaggctgacAGCTGGATTAACACCCATGGcatccctgccagcccctcagatgagcacagggctgggcaTCAGGCCCCTCACCCTCAGCATGGGGCACACACAGCTGGTGCAGGACGTGTTCCAGGAAACCTCTGCACTGAACGCTGTGGGCTCAGCGTTACTGGGGAGCCAGGATGTGACCCAGGTCCTTGTGATTTCCAGTTCCCCCTCCTCtacccagagctgggggaaagctgcagagcagactgGTAGGGTGTTGAGAAGGGAATTGTGCACTGGAAGGCAACAAGCGCTAAGCAATATGCTGAAGGAGAGGGGCAGGTTGTCCCACAGAGAGGAGGTGAGCAGGGGAGCTGAGGTCCAGGCCcagggggagcagggagcacaAGGCagacagagagaggaagggTGGGAGAGTCCTGagcccacagcccagagccAGCAGACTCTGTGGCTGCTGACGGAAGAATGCACTGTCTGCCAAAAGCAGGGGGGAGGTGTGGGCTGGGGCCAAGGGGTCTGGGAAAGAGTAGGAAGAAATAAACTGACTCTGCTTTCACCCTGCAGCAGACAATGCTGCCGGGGCCTTGCAGGAGCAAACTGAGGGGGGCTGGCGTGGGGAACGTGCTGCTGGAAGCTCAGGGGAGCAGCAGGAACAGACAGGAGGCAAAAATGtgccaggaaagaaaacaaggtgCAGTTTGGGTCAGCAGTAGCCAGACGTGATGTTGCTCTGGAGGGAGCACACACACCTGAggggctgagcagagcagccctTACCTCGCTTCTAAAGCCCACTGGAGCTGTAGTGGGGGAGTTGGCACAGGCTGGCTACCTGCAGCATGCTGGCATCACACAGCAGAACCTGGGAATCAGGGCAGGGCTTCCCTCACGCTGGGAGCCGTGCCACAAGTCGCTCACAGCTCCCCTGGCACTCTGCCACAggacagggctgtgctgccagcactCTGCCTGCACCCAggccctgcctgcagccagctCAGCCCAACAGCTCACCTGGCACAGGGGGAATGGCAGAGGGGGGGCTGCAGCTTTGAGGCTCCTGGGGCCCCTGGATTTGACAGGATTCTCTTGAGTGAATGGGAGAATggtgagggaggaaaaaaaacgaGCAAGCAGGACACAGAAAGGCTCATGACAAACTGTTTCTCCACCAGCACTCGAGAGTTACCTCCAGCCAGGATACCCCGAATTGCTAAAAATTTAACTTCCTCTGCAGCCAACCAGCAACACTGGTCTCTCCTGCCACTCCCTAGGGGCGCCCACAGCCCCGAGGGCTGCCTCCCCAGGTGTCTGCATCCATGGTGCTGCACTCCAGGTACCCCCAGTCCCCCAGGCAAGCATCTCCTGCATCCTGGTAGCCAGCACCCCTGGGAAGCAGCCTCCCCTCTCCCAGGTGCTACAGCACACCCTCACCCCCCTGCTGAGGCATCCCTGGCTATCTGCATCTTGAGTATCGCCTCTCTGggtgctctgcctcctgcacacCAGGCACACACATCCTCAGGGACCTGCAATCCTGAGTGCTGCATCCCCAGGCGCCTgcatccctgcagccagcatCCCGCACGCCCCAACTGCTGCATCCTTAAGTGCCTGTGTCCCTAGAAGCCAGCAGCCTCTCTCCCGGGCGCCTGCATCCCTGTCCGCTCGCGCCCCTGGGGCCGCCAGCCCCGGAGCCAGCACCCCCTACATCCCgactgctgcagcctcctgcagctctaTCTTTACAGCGTCCTCCCGCATCCCCCCGCGGCACCGCAGCCAGGACGGACCCTCCCCCGAGGACCAGCCCCGCCGCTTCCCATCCGCGCCGTCCCCGGGACCCCCCGCCCGGGTGCCGCAACCCCGGCGCTGCCGtccgccccgcccgccgccggctGCGCGCAGCGGGGGCGGCCGCAGCGCCCCGAGGCCGCGGCgaggggcgggcgcgggggcggcggcgggggccgtCCCGCAGCggagggcgggcgggcggcgcctCGCCCGGGGCCCGCAGGCTGCCGGCCCGGCCCGGTCccggcgggggcggcgcgggccCCTCCTGCCCGGGCTGCTGGGAGTTGTGGTCCGCGGCGGCGAGCGGaggagcggagcggggcggaTCGGCCCGGCACGGCGCGGCAcggcgcggcacggcacggcgcggcacggcacggcgcggcgcggcacggcacggcgcggcacggcacggcacggcgcggcAGCAGGTCGGTACCGCCGCACCGCGTGGCGTGGCGTGGCGTGGCGTGGccgggcggggcgcggggagcAGCGGAGGCCGGCGCACAGCACCGCGGCAGGTGCCACGGCCACGCCGGGGATGTGACAGCAGCGCGGCCACCCCGCGCCGTGCACACACCCCGGGACATGCGGCCACTCCGCCGGCACGCCGGGGGACACCGGGTGAGAGCGGCCCCGGGTGACACGGCCACGGCGGGTGGGAGCAGCGCCGGGGGTCCCGCGGGGGCCGGGGGGGTCGCGGCTGCCTGGCCCCGCTCCAGCCCCGTAGTGGCGGCGGGCGCGGCCTCGCCCCGCGCTCCCGCAGCCCCGAGCAGcctcccggccccgctcccggagGCAACGCCGGCCGATCCGGGGCAGCCCGTGGCCTGGGCGTCCCGGCCGGGGCTGTGCGAAACCCACCTCCTCCGGGAGACGCCGAGGCCCCGAGGAGATGCAACTTTGTGCTGCATCGAAGCCTCTCAGCCTTCATTATGTAACGGCGCTGCTGCCTGGCACGGTGCTCGCCTCCGGGTCCTGCACAACTTCAGTGCGATGAGGAATCGATTCCCGCTCTTCGGGGCCGGCTCTGCTGTTGGTTATTTGCTGACGAGCGCTTCCCGGGGCCCGGGCCGGCGGCAGgtcccggcgggagcggggccggcggTCGgggccctgctctgcccccCGCGGAAGGATGATTCGGGCAGGTTCGCGTCGGGGCCGCCCTTGCGAGcgcaggaggcagctgctgggctggatCCCGGCTGCATCCCGGCGGGGGGCTCAGTCCCTGTTGCAGCCCGGGGGCTCCCGGGGGCCGGGCAGGATGCACGGGGCTGCAGGAGCTTTCATCTCTTACTGCTCCGATGGTTTCCCCCTGCTTTTCCCCCTTTGAGGCGCtgacagcagctccagggggGCAGTGAGGCCATGTTTTTGCTGTGCCACCCTTGCAGGGATACGACTCTGGCTCGAGgaccctggggctgtgggaccccCCGGCTCTGTGCCCCCCGAGCGCTCGCTGTGTCAGTCGGCTTCTGAAGGAGCCTGGGTGCTGCGCCgaggcagctccctgctgcctgtCAGGGCGAGAGCCACCCTGAATACAGATCAtgccagggctctgcctgcctTCCCATGCAGCTCCAGCACCACGGGAGAGCGAGGAGGGGGAGGTtgtgccagccccagggacacCCCTGGGACCGGCCCTGCACCCCAGGAGCAGAGGCCTGGGCTGGAGAAGTTGGTGTGTCTGGAggggtgctggagctgcagccagcagggATGGAGGAAAGTTATCTGAGAATTGCCAGGTGGCTGTGACATGCCACGTGGATTGCAGGTCCTGGGACAGGGTGAGCAGGCACAGTGCCACAAGGAAGTAGGGTGGAGGGAGGCTGCTGTGCAGGTGTCCCTCCCAGGGTGTAAAACTGTCTGAGGCCTttgtccccagccctgcacaagGTCTGCAGCTCCGGGGGCAGGTCTCCAGGAGCCAACGCTCCACCAGCTGAAGCTCATCACCATTGCCATCATCAGGGAACTGCACATTCATCAGCAGGCTGCAGGACCTCGtcagggagggctggggaggctTTGGATGGCTTCCCTGGCTAATAAACCTCTCCTGCTCCTTCAAGTCAATGCTCTTACACCTGAGCTCCCACAGGATCTCCCTCCCTCTTACCTGAACCATCCTTGTTTCGCTCCTCACAGAGCTGTTTGTGCTGTGGCTCCCACCAGCCTTCGggccctgcccagggctgtgcagctGTGGACACGGCCAGGAGCTGCAGTCTGGGTGTAGCAGAGCATTGGGGTGACAGCCTGTGTTCTCCCCTCAGGGTCCAGTGCTAGGGGCAGGCTGTGACCCCCCACACATGCCCAGCCTGAGCATCTGCATGGTGTGGatgctcctgttcagctgcttcagctgctgcacaTCAGTAACCAGGAGGCTCTCCCTGGGCGCTGGCAGCGTGCCGTAGCTCTCACCACGCTTCCCAGCCTGCTCTGTGTTTCCCCTCCCTTTCTCACCCCTTGCCttgccagcccctctgctcctgctgctcagagaTGTCCAGGGATGGAGTCTGGGGTGAGCAAACATCACTCGAGGTTAGGAGGagatggagcatcttctttttcTGAGGTGCCTTCCTGAGAGCTGTGATGGTGAGGCAGGACAGAGCTGCCCAGAGGTCACAGAGGAAAGGCACTGGTTGTGCAGCAGGTTTGTGccctgcctggggagggaggcTGAGCTCTGCTTTTCAGGCCAGGCATGTGGGGCATTGGGCAGTGCTGAGAGCTCCTGTGGCCTGTGGTAACCTCTGGCTGGTGAAATGAAACAAGCCAGCCCTGACCTGCCACCATGGCTGCTGTGCCCTTACCACACTGGCCAAGCACTGGCTGAGCACTGGGCTCCTCTGGAGGGAGAGTCATTTCAGAGCATTTAGATGGAGGGGATAAACCGATGTGCTGCAAGATAAGGCTGTTAAGTGTCTGTTCCCAGCTTTGCCCCGCTGCATTATCAGCCAGATTTCAGATGTGATaagacagcagcagaggagagaaatGTGGGGAAGAGCAGGAGGGGAGACGGCCGCTCTGCCCCTCGCCTCCCGTTTGGATCGTTGTGGCAGACGCTCTTGGTGGGCTTTTTCCTGCCATGGGATGACATTGTGCtcctgggcagaggggaaggcaCTCAGTCATCATCCCCCAGTGCAGCCCCAACACACAGCCCCGTCTGCACCCGGTGCGCTGAGCAGGGACCCCGAGGGGAAGCTGCCTCCCTAACACCTCGGGGTTTCTTTCCGCAGAGCCTCCCTCCAGCGCCGCCTTTCGGGATGATGATGATGGGGACCCTGCGGGCGTGTTGCTGCTGACCTGCGGCACGGGGACCCCCGGCACTCTCCTCACTGGGAGCTGCCACTGCCGATGCTGAGCCGCCGGGCGCGCAGGGGAGAGCCACAGCTCCTCTTCCCCATGGCAGCCGCTTCCCGCCGCGCCCCGGCCCAGCTGCGCGCTGCCGGCGCCCCCGAGGAGCGCGAGGTCTGAGCGCCGGGCCCCGCCGAGCCGCCACCATGTCTCTGGAGTGGCTGCCGGACTGGAGCTGGTCCCTGGACGGGCTCCGGGATTTCATCGCCACGGGCATCCAGTCGTTCCGGGACTGCGACGCGGGCGCCGTGGCCGCCGTggcctgcctgctgctgctctttgtcTGGTACTGCTACCACGTGGGGCGGGAGCAGCCCCGCGCCTACGCCACCGTCAACGCCCTGATGCAGAGCGCCGAGGCCAACGGCGTGCAGAACGGGTACGTGTACTGCCAGTCGCCCGAGTGCGTGCGCTGCACACACCACGACGGGCTCAACCAGAAGCTCTACCACAACCTGCAGGAGTACGCCAAGCGCTACTCCTGGTCCGGCATGGGCAGGATCCACAAGGGCATCCGCGAGCAGGGCCGTTACCTCAACAGCCGCCCCTCCATCCAGAAGCCAGAAGTCTTCTTCCTGCCCGACTTGCCCACCATGCCCTATTTCTCCCGGGACGCTCAAAAGCACGACGTGGAGTTGCTGGAGCGCAACTTCCAGACCATCCTGTGCGAGTTTGAGACCCTCTACAAAGCTTTCTCAAACTGCAGCCTCCCGCAAGGATGGAAAATGAACAGCACGTCGAGCGGGGAGTGGTTCACCTTCTACCTGGTGAACCAGGGCATGTGCGTGCCCAGGAACTGCAGGAGGTGCCCACGGACGTACCGCTTGCTCGGGAGCCTTCGCA
It includes:
- the ASPHD2 gene encoding aspartate beta-hydroxylase domain-containing protein 2, with amino-acid sequence MSLEWLPDWSWSLDGLRDFIATGIQSFRDCDAGAVAAVACLLLLFVWYCYHVGREQPRAYATVNALMQSAEANGVQNGYVYCQSPECVRCTHHDGLNQKLYHNLQEYAKRYSWSGMGRIHKGIREQGRYLNSRPSIQKPEVFFLPDLPTMPYFSRDAQKHDVELLERNFQTILCEFETLYKAFSNCSLPQGWKMNSTSSGEWFTFYLVNQGMCVPRNCRRCPRTYRLLGSLRTCIGNNVFGNACISVLSPGTIIAEHYGPTNIRVRCHLGLKTPSNCELVVGGEPQCWAEGRCLLFDDSFLHTAFHEGPPEEGPRVVFMVDLWHPNVAAAERQALDFIFAPGR